Genomic window (Phragmites australis chromosome 5, lpPhrAust1.1, whole genome shotgun sequence):
ctgctgctgctgctgccgcaaACACCTTAGCGTTGAGGGTCATGCCGCCTCCCCGAAGCAGATCGGTTCATGAATATTCCCTCCCCGCTTGGATCCATTCCGGCCGTCTACTACCGCCAGGACTAGAGATTGGCGCCGGAATTTTACATCGGTACTTGTCGGACAACCCTTGCCTCAATCCAGTCCATCGCCGTCGCCACTGATCTAGATTTGAGCTCAGCGTTGGGGATTTTACACACAAACCCGTTGTGCAACCTTTTGCCGGAATCAAATCCTTCACCACGAATCTGAGGAGCGCAAGGCTCTTATACCCATTTGTCACACACACGCCTGCAAAATCACTGGAAATCAAGGTGAACTCAGTACACGGAAGAACTAGGCGATGAACTCATGGAGTCACCATTGATCTCAACTTTAAAGACAGCTAGTTCTGTTACAAAACGTGATGATTTTGCCCACTGGCATCCAGACCAGATATATCCACCGATTACAACTGTAATAACCCCATTAACCCAACTGATTAAGCAACTAATTAATGAATAAGTAATAGTTAAAGCAGCAGAGGTAAACGGCTTTAACTGTTACTGTCCGACAATTTCAGCTAACAgcagaaaaaaggaaaaagaaggacgCGAGCTGTCGGATATGCGCCGAAGTAGTAACTTGACATCACAGCTTTCCTAGCTCCTACGGTCATGACAGCACGACCATCGCCGCCAGATCCTTCCTAGCCATGGACACGCGCCGCCGGCTGTGGACGCTGCTGCTCGTCGTCCCTGCCGTCCGTGGATGCCCAGGGACGCCGTCGCCCGTGGACGCCGCCACTCGAGGGCCAGCATCCCCGTCGTCGTCCATGGCTCCAGCGCGTCCCCAGCGGGTGCGGCTCACTCGGACACCAACGGTCGCACTGAAGAAGAGCTCAAGCTGCCGGACTGCAAGGCTGCAACAGATTTGAACTGCTGAAGCTGCTGCCGATCCTCTGATGTTGCAGTAGCTCCACGGGATTACGAAGACAAGCTACTCCTCGGCCTCCTTCGATGGTTAGtatacctcctcctcctccgtttTTCAACCTGTAAATTTTCATTCAGTTCCCCAAAGCAGTACTTGCAAAAGTTTTTTGTCTGTGAGGTGGTCTATGCAAAAAGCTGGAGGATCTAATTGGTAGTAACTGCATTTTATTGGAAAGAGTATTTTCTGATTGCTAGAAGCAACAGAGTCCCTATTCTATGTTTAAGTTCCTCATAGAGTTACCAATTATATTTGCTTGATCTAGCTCTCTTTTTAACTCCGATAATGTGCTTATATTTCGACATTTTAAGTGCTTCAATGTAATGGTTGCATAGTTGGTGGGAAGCGATTCAAGAACGTTTTTCACTTTTCaagttttctttcttatttGATACAAGTGTCATTGCATAGGTTGGCTGATTAGGGATTAATGGCCAATCTTGATACATTCACCTTTAATATAGTTCAACCCACAATAAAAGGTTACATAACCATTGAACCCATATTTCAAGTTGACCTCCCTTGTTTTGTTCCCCACTTAGTATGGCAGAACAAGAATATGGATGGTTAGGTCATTACAGGTCTGAATTGTTAATTCTTTATTGGATATGAGGATGTAACTTGTAAGGAAAATAACATTATATCCTTTAATAGTTGGGTGAACCGTCCGTATAGATTGGATGCTCAAATAAAAATGAGGAACTAACCCAGCACTGAACCTGTGATACATTAATGCAGTATCATACTGCACTAATTGGGAAGGTTCACTTGGATATGAATCTTGGTTAGCCACaggcaaaagaaaaagaagagtattcattcataatcatcatgaaTCTTGAGTACCTTTGTGATATGATAAATTTGGTGACGCCAACACTTGCATGTAActaaatttcatatttttccATCTTTTTTGATAATCACTGAGAGGATGGTGACACTGGCCTTATGGTGAGCAAGCTGCAATCAACTGGGGCATATCTTCAGAGCGGCAGCTAATTTCCATTTTCATGGCCCTGAAATAGCAAAGCAGATGTGTACAACTCTCCTCTCGATAGAACTGCACATCATCCTTCCATGTTGGATTAACACTCTTGTAATATATTGTTGGTTTTTTATTGTGCGGACCTCCTATCATATGAGAGGATGGGAATGAAAACTTTTGTATGCCTTTCTGTTCTAAATTCGAAAGATTCAAGCAGGCATACGCCAATAAATTAGCTAGAGCCTTTTGGGTGTCTTTGGACCGAATTTCCATCCAGTCAGCATGGGTGATCACAATGGCCATTCCCATTCCCTTCTGATTTCTTAATCTACTCATAATATGAgcatgtttttttccttttttgggtTGAGCTGTTTGAATATGGGTCCGACGTAATATTAGCATCTGACAGGAAGAGGCAAAGTCATTAATGATGCAACGCAGCGGTTTCAGCGTATTTTTTTCGCTGTTCTTCTAAATATATATCCGGCATGTAAGCAGACTAGCAAGGGGAAAACAATCTAAAAATCCATGCCTTCTGACCAATAAGACATCATAGACCAGGATTCAGTATAAGGCTATATTTTTGTAGGGTGGTAGCCTACTATCACAATTCTGAAGCTCTGTGTTATATTCCTTCAAGCAATTCCCATCGAGAAATATAGCACAGAGGCTTCAAGTAGAATTCGATTTATACTTTTCTAAGGCATTGGTTCTGTCAAAATGATCATAATAGATTCGACCTGAAGGAAGAATTTGGATGACCTATACATAGCATCCGCATCCGCATCCGCATCAGATTCCCAAATGCCTACGACATGCCGCACACACTCAGCGACCTGATTCGATTAATGCTGCCTGGAGACGCAATTTTCCTCTCCGTTGAATCGACGATCAGACATATCCACatcaagggaagaaatcaacaaCAACATTTTTCTGCCACAACCAATCAAGATCCCAGAAAGAACCCAATACATCAATCCATATAATCCATACATACACAGAGCATTGAAAATTTCTACAATCTCCATGgatttcttctttcttcattgTTAGTGTGTACATCTGCCTAATCACAGTCTAACAGCATCTCAGATATTTTATCTGTCGAAACTGAATCTCTGTATAATACTATATGCAAATATATCACTCATGTTTACATCATCAAGAGGCGAGGGAAAGAAAACAAAGCAGAATCTCTCTGAAGACTGAATTCCCAAATTAATAATGAAAGAACAATCAATTTATTGCCAAAGCTGAATCTCTGCATGTACTACTAAGACCTTTATGATATTGCAAGCATCTCAATTCTAGAACTGGCTTACTAAGCTTTGTTAGCATGATGAAATCGGCAACGTTGTGTCGGCGTCAATTCCGGCATGAAGCCAATGCTTTGACTCACCGGCGTGAGGGGGCAGATCAATGGTGCCGGCCTGCGGCATTAGGGATCATCACATCACCTCACATGGGAgcgatggagatggagatgtcACCTGGGAGCGCAGTGAGTGACTCGGCCGCATCCACGGGGAATGAGTCCCTCAGCCTTCGGTCCGCCCACCATTGCATCGCCTCCCCACCGccctccgccgcggcggcctCCACAGCCTCGGTCAGCGACGTCCTTTCATAATCCTCCGTTGCCCAGTTCATCGGCTCGTACCGCACCGGCTCCTACCCGGacaccagctccagcaagaaCCACATCGAGCGCGAACCCGTCCGGGCGCCACGACGGCGGGCCACCCGCAATGAGCTCTGGCGCCATGTACCCACGCGTGCCCTCGATCCGCCTCCCCCGGCTGCCGGTGCGGCGGTGCCCGGAGCCCTTCGCTCCTTCTTCATCTTTTGGGTCCGCCGGGAGCTCGCCGGCTAGGTATGCGGTGCCAAAATGGGCGATCTTGAAGCGGAAGAGGGGGCTGTCACCGCAGACGaagacggaggaggtggagaggcgATTGTTGATCGTTTCGGCCTAGAGGTGGATGTAGAAGAGGGCGTCAAGAGCGGGGCCGTGTTGGGGATGAGCTCGTAGGCGTGGAAGAGCGTGGTGCGGTTGGGGGAGGTGGCGGTGCTGAGGAGGGGGCGATGGCGGCGTGGTGGCAGTGGCCGACGACGGCGAGGCGGGCGGAGACCTCGCGCGCATCGCGGCGGAGCAGGCGGCGAAAGAAGGTGTTGGAGTGCCCACGGAGGGAGCAGCGGAAGGAGTTTGAGGTCGTCAACGGATGCCCCCATCGAGGTCGTCGGCGTCGACCATGATGCTCGCCTCCGCCATCGCCTTGAAACAGCGTGAACCGCTCCGCAGCGCACAATGAAGACCCTAGCGCACAATGAACatgtaaaaaattatttaaatgaTTTAAAATTATGAATACTACTTTGTCCTATTTAAATCTAATTATTTATAAGTTTATCACTCATTCTATTTCCAATAATATTCCTACTATAACTATGATATATATTAATTGTTGTCCATAAAAATTCTCAAAAGcctaaaatattaaaaaaaagagttaaAGCGCAGACGTGCAATACACCGCCCTGCGCATTTTTCGTCAAGGGCCGTCTTTGACACAGGCCCTCCTACCAGATTCTCCGGCCCTCCTGATCCTGGAGCTGGAGTGACAGGCTGCGATCCAGCACGGCGGATCGCATGGCTGAGAGACGTGCATTTAAGTTGTTGTTTGGAGGTTTCATACGCGGCATCGTACTAATCTTGAGGGAAAGTAGTACTTGACAGGAGGAGCGTCACGCAGTTACGGACTACGGTTTGAAGTTTAAATGGTTGGACATCTGCCGTGTTGCATATGAAGGCAGTAGCAAAAGCCATGCGATACTCAGCACGGTAATCTTGAAACTAAAGATGGAATAGGGCAGTAAGGGTATTGCTGCAGTTTCACTCGATCCCCGTGGCAACTCAGCAAAACAACATTCCAACAAGGCTACCTATTGAGATCTGGGACTCTTTGATAACACCTTTCATTCAAAAAAGAGTAGCACGTTGTCTAAAAATACCGTTCCGTGACTGTCTTGGACTAGTCTGGTTTACTGCATGTGATGTGCCTGCTGTAAGCAGTAAAAAAGGGCAATGACTCTCGGACTCGGCGAGGATTAAGCGAAGAGAATTCGAGGGTTTTACCAGACATAGAATTGCATCAATATGGAGGCTATTTGATGAGGCGGAGACTGTCCTCCACCTCGATTGTGGGGAATGATTTCAATGCGGATAGGATGGCGCGAGGCCGGGCGGCTCTTTTGCGGGAGATTGAGGTGTTGGCGCTCGACTTTCGACCTCCGAAGGTGCCGTGCGGCGCTCGGTTTGGTTGGAGCTTCATCCGTCATGTGGTTCTGACATCGAGAGGCTGGTGCCGATCGACGAGGAATGCTCAAAGGTAAAATTAACATATGTGCATGCAGGGGTTCAAGCGAAAGTGCAGCGATCCTCTTGTCCGGATGATGTGTGTCAACGTTCTGCAGATCGTGGTTGGAAAGGGCCGCTTTCGAAGCCACGTGAGTCGCTAGCGATCACTTTGGACGACGTGATGAATAAAGCTTTCGATTCTCTTCCCGGAGCCCATCATCGTCTGAATTCGGATGACGGTGGCTGGAGTCCGGCAATGGCTCATTCGGTGGAGGAAGTCGATCCTGTTTTTCCActggttcaaattttgaatgcTCCAATTTTGGATCTGGGCTATTCGGAACCCAGGTTTGGCAGCTCTACGACGACGTCTCTAGCACCGAATCCCTAATTGGCAAGGATCAATATCAATCAAAGATCGTATGCTGAAGTGGTGATGGCATCTCGTGGTGGCGATGGGGCTTCCGGCTGTGCCGACGGTGACAGAGGAGGCATCAATGGAAGTCTCGGTGTCGGTGGACAGACGAACAAGGGAGGTAGCCGCCTCCATGGTGGCGGTGGATTTCGCTCCGGCTGCCCGCCCCGGGTTCGCGCTCTCCTCCTGCTCCGCACGCTGTGTCGTTGACTGAAAACACCGTCCCGCGGCCGGCGCCTCTCGTCGCGGTTGCCAGCCACAGGAGGGAGCTGGTGCTAGGTGCGGCGCTGAGCGCGCTGCTGTCGCGGGCGCCGTTGCCCGCCGAGGCGCGCGAGGTCGAGGTCGGCACGTACCTGCCGCCGGCGCTGTCCAAACCGGGCTTCGTCTTCTTCCGGGCCACACCCAAGGACACCCCCGCACTCCGCGCTGGTGATGTCTTGGTTCTTGCCATACTTTCTCTATCCCTGCATCAGTTCATCGATTGAGCTCATTTGTACCGATTCCAGGCAATGTGCAACCGTACGAGTTCATCCTGCCGCCCAGCTGGAAGCAGACGCGGGTGACCAACATCCTGTCCGGGAACTACTGCCAGCCCAAGTGCGCCGAGCCGTGGGTGGAGGTGAAGTTCGAGGACGAGAAGCAGGGCAAGGTGCAGGTGGTGGCATCGCCGCTGATCCGCCTCACCAACAAGCCCAGCGCCACAATCGAGGACATCGGCAGCCCCGAGAGGCTGATCGCCTCTCTGGGGCCCTTCGTCACCGGAAACACCTTCGACTCCGACGAGCTTATCGACACTAACGTCGAGAAAATCGGCGACCAAACTGTAATTGAACTCGATCTCCTCGCAGTACAATTCTTGTGTAGCAATTGCACATCTTTCTCAAGTTGCTTGGTAACATGTTGCTGAAAAAAAATTGCTTATGCGCGGTCATGCATGGTTCTTGCGATGCAGTACTACAGCTACGTGTTGGAGACCCCGCTGGCACTGACGGGTTCGCACAATCTAGCGAAGGCTACCGCCAAGGGGAACACGGTGGTGCTGTTCGTCGCAAGCGCCAACGACAAGCAGTGGTCGTCGTCACAAAAGGTTCTGAAGGCCATAGTGGACTCGTTTCAAGTATGATTGCAGCACGTGCCATTCTGTGagatggttggtttgggtgatGAGTCCTTGGCAACATTAGCCGTTTGAGTTGAGTTGCTTACCTTAAGTTATGAAATATGAGGTATATATTCTGATAAGGCAAACTGCTCGTTTTTTAGGCTTGGAAAGTGGAGTAAAGAACGATTTTCTATGGAGTTACTATGGTGACGGTGCTGTTCATAGCTTATTGAAGAGGAGAGGTTAGGTGTACAAAATGAGGAACATATTTGTTTTCAATAAGAACTGTAAGTTATAATCAGCTTATGCTGGTAAGTTGAAAATGTGAACAATCACTTTTATGCATGCGTTtcgtttcagaaaaaaaaacttgtatgCATGCGTGCTGTCATGCAAGGGCTAACATACGCTTTTGTCTGAGTATGAAAAAGAAGTGCAATCCACCATGTTAAACACAACAGTTGATCTTTCTGCGTCTCATTGCAACACAGGTTTGCTTTTTAGTACCGATCGTTTGCTTTTCAAGTTTGGCGGCCCCCCAGAGCCGGCAGCCGTGTAGACTGTACGTAGACTCTCTGACTTGTGCGCGAGTTGGTGGAAAAATCCAAAAGTAGGCAATATACTTGATTTTATTTgtgaaatagataacatattttatttgtgaaatagataacatattattgTATTCGGGAGCTTATTTACCAAAAATAATGAACAGTGGTATATTCGGTACCTCAGTGCCGAATATAGCACAACTCTCCATCAACTCTCGTGCCATAAACAGTAGCCACGTTGATTAAATTTTGTCTCCACTCTCCTTCAAAacagtggtcttctgttactccaaagaaatttaaaactttttatacgtgttctataatccatgtgcaaccaattttaattagattcatccaaaaattctttgtatattttaagctaagatttaaaaaaattacttttataacttctaacaattgttagtgcatcaaataaattctcaaaaatctgtgaaaattcaataatattattcttatgtgatggactaattttaaaaattatttccagccctaggttatatgataaaaaataatttcctttgtaatgccctatttatatgcatttttatcatttcatgtgatattcttcttttaattcaatttgaattcaaacaaaattcaactatctcattatttttatcccgttGAAATGCTAATGTTTTAACTACATTTCTTAAGAATGGTGAGCGAGCTGACGCGTTTCTTGAACGGTGCAAACTAGGGGATAAAAATAGTGAGACAGTTAAAGAGACGTGCGAGCTTACCCACCGTTCTTCAAAAATATAGTTAAAAGATTAGCATGTCAatgggataaaaataatgagatagttgaattttttttaatccaaattgaattaaaaagaatatcacatgaaatgataaaaatgcatataaatggagcattacaaagtaacttattttttcatcatataacctagggctgaaaataattttagaaattattctatcacataggaagaatattagtgaatttttctaggttTTTTGAACTTATTTGGGGAACTAACAATtattataagttataaaagtagtattttttgagaattttagtttaaaatatacaaaggattttttggatgaatctaactaaaatatgttgcacatggattatggaacacgtacaattttttttaaacttttagAATATCAAAAGACTATTATTTTGAAGGAGATTGGAAACGAAATTTAATCAGCACGGCTATTGTTCATGGCACGGGAGTTGATGGAGAGCTGGGCTGTATTCGACATCTCAGGTGTCGAATATGTCACTGTTTATCATATTCGGCATCTCAGTGCATATTCAGCATTTCAGTGCCAAAAATAAAGAACAACACTATATTCAATAGTGCTATATCGGCACTGTTTATCATTTTTGGTAAATGAGGTACAGAATAtacatgctaaatttgtaaatacagtaacatgttgtctattttggtaaatacggTGGAATATGTTATCtacttttagatttttttttttttgagtttgtgGGTGTGTATAGGTAGAATATAGTGTACGTTTGGATGTGTGTTTAGATATTATAATTTATACTGTTAAGGCTAAAAACAGTAACATACT
Coding sequences:
- the LOC133917978 gene encoding psbP domain-containing protein 6, chloroplastic-like — its product is MAHSVEEVDPVFPLVWQLYDDVSSTESLIGKDQYQSKIPPPWWRWISLRLPAPGSRSPPAPHAVSLTENTVPRPAPLVAVASHRRELVLGAALSALLSRAPLPAEAREVEVGTYLPPALSKPGFVFFRATPKDTPALRAGNVQPYEFILPPSWKQTRVTNILSGNYCQPKCAEPWVEVKFEDEKQGKVQVVASPLIRLTNKPSATIEDIGSPERLIASLGPFVTGNTFDSDELIDTNVEKIGDQTYYSYVLETPLALTGSHNLAKATAKGNTVVLFVASANDKQWSSSQKVLKAIVDSFQV